A stretch of the Desulfobotulus mexicanus genome encodes the following:
- the recD gene encoding exodeoxyribonuclease V subunit alpha has translation MKTSESLGEDSENSSPEFSSLFRLQPLDDHLAALFQRMDPKMPTVLNLAVKILSARTREGHVCLDLAGRDGLWPRVSRMAGVEGGLDSWRREIVASSLVGERLEDVRPLMLMGNRLYLRRYFRAETMVAGGILKRAGEEFHIQDTAALKKVLDYFFPEQENDNISMQKVAAFAAAGKSLCVIVGGPGTGKTTTVCRLLASLCTLAETLPVLVLTAPTGKAAGRLGESMVAGKAALGAMEREVFDAIPETASTLHRLLGLAHGRKPRHHKDNPLSADIVVVDEVSMVDLFLMAKLMDALKPGARLILLGDRFQLASVMPGSVLGEICKGASLEKSEDFIRNFDKIFGKTDFFTGHAGISAMADCVVELTRSWRFDSAGGIGRLARSLNEGQGTDVAAMLEQGEDSNVLWCPVMTAAELTPALGDYIILGFSELMKASTPEDAFAILDRFRILCVLKEGPFGVHGINSLVESILEKEGLLRLSGPWYRGRPVIVLRNDPASGLYNGDVGITLEDGQSGEMVVYFPSEDGGFRSFNPLRLPELETVFAMTVHKSQGSESDSVLIVLPDRDVQVLSREILYTAVTRARKEVILAGRMDILIQGTERSVRRSSGLGDVLWK, from the coding sequence TTGAAAACCTCTGAAAGCCTGGGTGAGGATTCTGAAAACAGCAGCCCTGAGTTCTCCTCTCTGTTCCGCCTTCAGCCTCTGGATGATCATCTTGCCGCACTTTTTCAGCGCATGGACCCTAAAATGCCTACTGTTCTGAACCTTGCCGTTAAAATTTTATCTGCACGAACCCGTGAGGGCCATGTCTGTCTGGATCTTGCGGGCCGGGATGGTCTCTGGCCCAGGGTGAGCCGTATGGCGGGTGTTGAAGGCGGGCTGGATTCATGGCGCAGGGAGATTGTGGCATCATCCCTTGTGGGAGAAAGGCTGGAGGATGTCCGACCCCTCATGCTCATGGGAAACCGCCTCTATCTGCGCCGCTATTTTCGGGCAGAAACAATGGTGGCCGGGGGCATCTTGAAAAGGGCAGGGGAAGAATTTCATATTCAGGATACGGCTGCCTTAAAGAAAGTGCTGGATTATTTTTTTCCTGAACAGGAAAACGATAATATCAGTATGCAGAAGGTTGCGGCCTTTGCTGCAGCCGGGAAATCCCTCTGTGTAATTGTGGGCGGTCCGGGAACGGGTAAAACCACCACCGTATGTCGTCTGCTGGCAAGCCTCTGTACACTGGCAGAAACTTTACCAGTGTTGGTGCTGACAGCACCAACGGGAAAAGCCGCAGGGCGTCTGGGAGAATCCATGGTAGCAGGAAAAGCTGCTCTGGGTGCCATGGAAAGGGAGGTCTTCGATGCCATACCCGAAACCGCATCCACCCTTCACCGGCTTTTAGGTCTGGCCCATGGCAGAAAACCCAGGCACCATAAAGATAATCCCCTGTCTGCGGATATTGTGGTGGTGGATGAGGTCTCCATGGTGGATCTTTTTCTCATGGCAAAACTCATGGATGCCTTAAAACCCGGAGCCAGGCTGATTCTACTTGGAGATCGCTTTCAGCTTGCCAGTGTCATGCCCGGCTCTGTACTGGGGGAAATCTGTAAGGGAGCTTCACTGGAAAAATCCGAAGATTTTATCCGGAACTTTGATAAAATATTTGGAAAAACTGACTTCTTTACCGGACATGCAGGAATTTCTGCCATGGCGGACTGCGTTGTGGAGCTGACACGAAGCTGGCGCTTTGACAGTGCCGGTGGCATCGGCAGGCTTGCCCGAAGTCTGAATGAGGGGCAGGGGACAGATGTGGCAGCCATGCTTGAGCAGGGAGAGGATAGTAATGTTCTCTGGTGCCCTGTTATGACGGCAGCGGAGCTGACACCTGCACTCGGTGATTATATTATCCTTGGTTTTTCGGAGTTGATGAAAGCCTCCACTCCGGAGGATGCCTTTGCGATTCTTGATCGTTTCCGTATTCTCTGTGTACTGAAGGAAGGGCCATTTGGTGTGCATGGCATCAACAGCCTTGTGGAAAGTATCCTTGAAAAAGAGGGATTGCTTCGGCTTTCAGGACCATGGTACAGAGGCAGACCCGTGATTGTTCTGCGCAATGATCCTGCAAGCGGGCTTTACAATGGCGATGTGGGTATAACACTGGAAGATGGGCAAAGTGGGGAGATGGTCGTATATTTTCCTTCGGAAGACGGCGGGTTCAGGTCCTTTAACCCCCTCAGGCTGCCTGAGCTGGAAACGGTCTTTGCCATGACCGTGCATAAAAGTCAGGGCTCTGAATCAGACAGTGTGCTCATTGTTCTGCCGGATCGGGATGTACAGGTCTTAAGCCGTGAAATACTCTATACCGCCGTAACAAGGGCCAGAAAGGAAGTCATCCTTGCGGGCAGAATGGATATCCTCATACAGGGAACAGAGCGCAGTGTTCGTCGTTCTTCAGGTCTTGGGGATGTTCTGTGGAAATGA